Genomic segment of Triticum aestivum cultivar Chinese Spring chromosome 6A, IWGSC CS RefSeq v2.1, whole genome shotgun sequence:
TAGTAGAGTCCATCAATATATTTTCAGGCTTAAGATCCAGATGAACCATACGGCATTCTTCATGAAGGAAATGCAGCCCGTTGCAAATCCCCTTGATTATCTCATATCTTGTATTCCAGTCAAGGCCCGAAGATTCATCTACCGAAATTGTTTAACAGAAAATATTATCTCTATCTTAAGCCAGCGCAATAAAGATAGAGACCAATCACGTCCTTAGGCTAGTGACACTACATAGTTTGGGCGCTGTTATATGGAAAGACATATAGATAGAAACAAAGTACAAGTATAGTGTGTCCGTACTATACCAGAAATATGTTTGTCGAGGCTTTTGTTGCATACATACTCGAAGCAGATCAACCTTTTTGGTTTTTCAGCGAAAACACGCTTCCCACTACCACTTGGGAACTCCATCGTTTCCCAAATTGATTCTGCACAGTAACCTAGTAACTGTACTACATTTGGGTGCTTAATCCCCATGAGATAACATACTTCGTTCCGGAATGCATCCTCTTTTAAATGTATGTCAAAAAGCTTCTTCACAGCAACAATGCTCCCACTTGAAAGAACTCCCTGTGTTGTAAATTAAAACTCTCTTCATAGTATGCATATGtatgtttaattaattaattattattatttagtCTTGCCAACATTTAAAACGTAGAGTTAAAAGATATGATTGTACCTTGTATACTTCTCCAAAACCACCTTCACCAAGGATTGACTCACTGGAAAAATTACATGTGATGGCCTTCAAAAAGTCTAGTGGAAAAGACATTGGTGTTCCATCTGAATCCTGTAGCTTCTCCTCTAATTCATAATAAGGTCTATCCACCTCAGCTGGCATGTATTTTTGGGGATTCATAGGCCCGTATACAACCATCAAATTCACCTTATCAACAACTTCACCAGCCTCTTGATGGAACATGTTTTCTGTGATAACCTCATCTCTAAGACCCTCACTCAGTTTCATGCTCTGCACGATGAACTTGTCGGCATGGTCATGCTCACGAACATCTCGTGCTTGCACTTTTATCTGCACGTGATACTTGGATTCTGGTTGCACAATGCCTTTGTCTGGCTGTGCGCTGTATTGTATGCTTGGCAGTTGGATGTTGAAGGCAATGCAATTACGTGTATTATTGGTTAGCTCAATTGAGCATGATATCTCCTTCTTAAGCACAGAAGGAAGCCATAGTTCAAGCGGATTAATATCAAGCATGTCATCTTCATCGAAACAAGGGCTTATCTGCGAGGAAAGAGCTATATGTGTTTAGATGATGATGTATACTCTCCATATTTTATAAGTACATTTGTAAGAATGCAAAAAGTTCTACATGTATTTAAACTAAACAACTACATGTATTTAATCTAAAATAAAGTTTGGCCGAACACACCAAGTGTCCCAAATTTGGGTTTTTTTCTACTGTTAGCCCAACTAACCAGTAATTCAGGCCAACTAGAATAGTTGTCAAACAAATATTTGGGACTATGCTAACCTAGCAGGGTTAAGATTAGCTAACCTATGTATTTTAGACTAGAACCAAATTAACACAGCTTTACAGTTGAATAACTGACTGTTTCACACTTGATTGGCTCTCTGGTCTCAATAATACTATTCTCTCTTTTGACTCCAGATGATCGATGCATCTCTTTCCACATTTTGATTACAATGTATCTTGAACTAGCTAGCTTACCTGGCTTAGACTTCTGACTATTTCCGATATGGATGGTCTATGTTCTGGTTCTTGTTGCCTGCACTGTAGTGCTATTTCAAGGCATCTAGTTACTTGCTGGTATTGTAGTAACGTTGGTGGTTTATTCCACCTGTGTCTCCACCTTCGAAGTACCTACATTTAACAAATGTTAATTATTTGTGATAACCCCATAATCTTACAGCGCAAACTCTATGTCCATGTAATGGTGTGTGTATCCACGGTAGCGCATCAGTTCACGTCAACACCAGGAAAATAAAAACATCCACCCATGTGGGATATATATCCAGAAACATGTGCTTAAATTACATGTGTTAGTCAGCAGGGTAGTATGCATATTAAAGTGTGAAACTATTGTGCAAAACATCATCATCATTCTAAAAAGTGAGAGAAATCGCCCTTACATTATTCTTATCAGGGACGGACATACACCCCGTCACTAATTCAAGAATTATGGCACCCAAACTATATATGTCAGACTTGACTGAAATTTTGCCAGTGTTCTCGTATTCCGGCGCGAGATATCCTCTGCAAAAGAATACGAAACAAAATAAATGTAGGGTTGTAGATAGACAAAATGTCAGTTAGCTGGTGGTTCTTCTGATGCATAGCTTACCGTGTTCCAAAATGTTGACCCATAGTAGTTGAGTTTTCATTTGGTCTTGTCAAACCAAAATCCGTAATTTTGGGGACCATATGATCATCTAGTAATATATTTGCCGGTTTAAAATCCATATGAGAAATATTCTTTTCCTCGTGAAGATAACACAGACCCTTACAAATTCCGGTGATTATCTTATAACGTGTTTCCCATTCAAGTCCCCTTAATTCGTCTGTAGAAGAATATAGGCATAAAATAAAGCAAGGGGTTATGTTAAATGACAATATCAAGGAATGATTGAATGCTTTTAATTAAAGTCTGTCACTAACTATTGATCCTGACTTGAAAATTGAGCACTAGTCAAGGCAATAAGGTAAAGAAATAAGAGAACGGCTGCATCAAATGCAAAAGGATGGTACCAGTAATATGCTTATCAAGGCTTCCATTGCTGATGTACTCCAAACAGAGCAATCTTTCTCTCACGTTGACAAAGATAATTTCTCCTGAACCAGCCTCTTTTATTGTCATATAATGTGTATTAGAACAGAAGCCAAGAAACCGGACTACATTTTGATGATTGATGGTCATCGGGCTAATGATCTCACGGCGAAATAGCCTGTCATCAACTGTGTGTGCATCCACATGCATCCTCTTGACAGCAACATTAATCCCGTTTGGGAGTAAACCCTGTTGGTCAGCGTATAAATGATGCTCAGCACTAAAACTACAATATCAAAACAGAGTGGCCAAGTTCTGCTTTTATTGGTGGTATTTTTTTGAACGGAAACACAGTAGGAGAGTTTCCTATTGTACAAAACAAGATGAATAAGTGGTACTTTTCAATCAAACTAATGACATACTACTGGAGTCGAGATCTTTATACAATTTCTAAATGGTAGGATTACCTTGTAAACCTCTCCAAATCCACCCTGGCCAATTTTTCTCTCTGCAGAGAAATCATCCGTGATGCGCAGTAACAGTGCTAATGGCAGATCCCTCGGGTTCTCGTCTCCGTTAACTATACGCTCCAGTAGACTTTCCCCCTCCATTCTAGGTACACGGTGCTATTCAGATCTAGAGCATGGAAAAAATTAGTTTGCTTGAGAGTTGAGACAGAGGGGCTTGCAGAATGAAATACATAGCAAATGTAGCAAGGAGATGCGTACCTGCTGGGGGTCAGGCCCTGTACGAGTACGAATGTAGTCTAGGAAGCGCAAACTGGATCTGGAACTGCTCGAAGCGATTTTAGCACATTATACAAGATGCAAAGATTGTGCTTACGAGTTAAGGCTGCAACTGCAGGCTAGTAGCTCTGTCTCAAGACGGAACACTGAGTTAGCACTGAAAGTCTGAAAGAGTTGCAATTTTCTACAACCAAAATTACCACTAGTCAGTACGATAGTTACCTCGATGGATCAGGCCGGTTCAGGTCTTGAGAACGTCACCGCTCGCCGGCGGCAACGGACAAGACGGCAAGACTGCTCGGCGCTCGGCGTTCGCGCAGCAGAGGTTCGGCGGTGCCCTGCCGTCCGAGCGAGGGCGAGGACGGAGGGATGGTGACGAGGGAgcaagggaaaggaaggggagccGGTGCAGGGCCGGCAGTCGTGTAGGCGGGCGGCGGCTTGGGTCAATGCCTGGATCTGAAGGGAGCGACGCCTCTTTTTCTCTTGCTTGCAGAGCTTGACCTGGCTGACACACGGTTTCTCAGTCAACGACCATTGTCATAGGAGTGAGTTACCACATTTAGGATTTTTTTCTTTAGAGCTTTTTGGTTCATAGGGATGGATTTCTAtttctacataggattggttcctatcctccacatttcataggaaaataaaaaagagcctagactcaatggaaaaattcctttggtgtcaaccaaatgacatcttgtttcctattcctactcatagcatttgagatacatgtcatctcatttcctacaagattcttattcctatgataatcctatcctatgaatcaaaagaGGCCTCAGATTTTGAAGGCTTTTAACACGGTTTTACTCTGGTCTTGCATTTTTGCTTGATCATGTTAGATAGGATCGGTATTTTGCGTCAATGATTCGCAAAAAATGTGTAAAGAACGGATGGCATCATCAAAGATCATGTCCAGACTTCTTTTGTCCATCTTACACCTGTTCAAACGCTGGCTCAGCCTGAAGCACATGACCAATGCtattttttaattaaaataattataTTTGGGATATCAAAATAATATAATATACCTATATTTTAAATAAAATATACATTTCTTGTTATTTCAGGCTTTTTCCGCCTTTCAGGCCGGGCTATGGGCAGGAAATGGAGCCTAGGTGTTTTTGACCCTGGGCGTCACCTTACACCTTGCCTAACGGACACGCATCGAAAATGCAGGGTTCCAAAAGTGGTGTTCTAGACGAGTTGCCTCTCAATGGGTTAATTAGTGTCATAAATGCATATCTAGCGGGGAAAATGGGTTAATTAGTGTCATAAATGCATATCTAGCGGGTAAAATGTGGAATTCACTCCTCTTTTATTCTAGCGAAATTACTGCACGGCGTTTTCCTCATACGATGCATCATTCGGTGGTGTTCTGCACTTTGATTTTCATTAGGGCTGCAAGAAAAACTTGAGCCTTGTGAGCCGTTCGAGATcgtttcatttatttattttattttgcttgacTTGGATATCGATTCAAAAAGAAAAACATAGCTCGGTCAAAAAATGAACTGGTTATGAACCAACGCAAACTTGCTCGATTTTAGCTTGGTAGCTCAGTAGtactagtgtcaaaaatgctcttatactATGGGGCGGAGGAAGTATAACTTAATTATGTTGAATGATCCTGTCATATATTAAAAGGAAAACGGATTTATCATATACATCATGTGTGTGATTTTTTCTTCATTTTATGTACAACCAAACATAAAAAATAATGAACATGAAGCAAATTTAGGCTT
This window contains:
- the LOC123131569 gene encoding G2-specific protein kinase nimA, with amino-acid sequence MEGESLLERIVNGDENPRDLPLALLLRITDDFSAERKIGQGGFGEVYKGLLPNGINVAVKRMHVDAHTVDDRLFRREIISPMTINHQNVVRFLGFCSNTHYMTIKEAGSGEIIFVNVRERLLCLEYISNGSLDKHITDELRGLEWETRYKIITGICKGLCYLHEEKNISHMDFKPANILLDDHMVPKITDFGLTRPNENSTTMGQHFGTRGYLAPEYENTGKISVKSDIYSLGAIILELVTGCMSVPDKNNVLRRWRHRWNKPPTLLQYQQVTRCLEIALQCRQQEPEHRPSISEIVRSLSQISPCFDEDDMLDINPLELWLPSVLKKEISCSIELTNNTRNCIAFNIQLPSIQYSAQPDKGIVQPESKYHVQIKVQARDVREHDHADKFIVQSMKLSEGLRDEVITENMFHQEAGEVVDKVNLMVVYGPMNPQKYMPAEVDRPYYELEEKLQDSDGTPMSFPLDFLKAITCNFSSESILGEGGFGEVYKGVLSSGSIVAVKKLFDIHLKEDAFRNEVCYLMGIKHPNVVQLLGYCAESIWETMEFPSGSGKRVFAEKPKRLICFEYVCNKSLDKHISDESSGLDWNTRYEIIKGICNGLHFLHEECRMVHLDLKPENILMDSTMMPKIADFGLSRIFGEQQSRFFTNNKEGTLGYMAPEYRVRGVVSYKADIFSFGVIVIEIITGGRDYPWDYSYFQQHSPNHTDPSFQQFTEKVLESWKNKFVTTPNYKPVEKYTKQVRQCVTIALKCVDPGMEKRPNAKDIIEELKAVDQEVHDCI